In Gemmatimonadaceae bacterium, the sequence GGTGGGGAATCGGTCTGCCACTCGCACGCAGGATTGTCCGCGACAATCACGGCGGAGAGCTGCTGCTGATTCCGTCCGAACGCGGGGCGACGTTCGATATTATCTTGAGTTGATGAATGGAACGCTGGATACCACCGGTTCGACCGCCGCAATCGGTGATGGTGACGCACTTTCGCGATTGAATCCGGCTCAGCGCGACGCGGTTCTTCATTTCAAGGGTCCGCTTCTCATCATTGCTGGCGCAGGCTCCGGCAAAACCCGTGTGCTTACTACCCGCATTGCTCATCTGATCGAGCACCATGGGGTAGACCCGGCGCAGATTATCTCGGTGACGTTCACCAATAAAGCGGCCGGAGAGATGCGCGACCGCATCACTAAGCTGGTGGATTGTGACCTGCGGGGCATGTGGTGCGGAACTTTCCACGCCATCGGTGCACGTATGCTGCGATCGCACGCTCCACGCGTGGGTCGCACCGCGAGCTTCACCATCTACGATGAGGACGATTCCCTCGGTTTGATCAAGCGCGTGATGGAGCGCGTCGGCGTGTCACCAAAGCAGTGGACCCCGAAATCAATTGCGTCCGTCATCTCCGATGCAAAGAACTCGCTTGTCACGCCAGCCGAGTACCAGCAGCTTGCAATGGATCCGCTTTCCCGTGCCGGCGCGGTGGTATATGCCGAGCTTGAAGGGGCGCTTCGCGCCGCAAACGCTGTCACGTTCGACGATCTCCTGGTTCTCCCTGTCCAGTTGCTGCGTGAAAATGCTGACGTCCTCGACCGGTACCGGCAGAAATTCCAGTTCGTAATGGTGGACGAGTATCAGGACACCAACCGTGCTCAGTTTGAGTTCATCAAATTGCTCGGGGCGGGGCACGGCAACGTTGCAGTCGTCGGCGACGATGATCAGTCCATCTACGGATGGCGCGGCGCGGATATCAGGAACATTCTCGACTTCGAAAAGGAGTTCGCATCAGCCCGTGTCGTCAGGCTGGAGGAGAATTACCGCTCGACGCCTGGAATTCTCGAAGTAGCCAACATTGCGATCAGCGCCAATCTCGGCCGCCGCGGTAAGACACTGCGTGCCACGCGCCCTGGGGGCGAGGCCGTCACTCTCGTTGCAACGCTCGATGAGCGTGACGAAGCCGACTTCGTTGCCGATGAAATCCGCGGCCGGCAGAATCTCGATAAACGCGAGCTTCGCGAGTTCGCCGTGCTGTATCGCACTAACTCACAGAGCCGCCCGCTTGAAGAAACACTGAGGCGGAACGGAATCCCGTATCGGCTTGTGGGCGCCGTGCGCTTCTATGACAGAAAAGAGATTCGCGACCTGATGAGTTATCTCAAGCTCGTGGCCAACCCCGCCGACAACGAGGCTTTCCGTCGCGCAGTGGCTGTCCCACGCCGGAAGCTCGGCGAAACGACGATCGAATCTCTCGCCACCGCCGCGCGGCGAGCGGGAGTTCCGATGCTGGAAGCCGCGACGCGTCCGGAGCTTCTTGCGGACATTCGGAGCACTGCGCGAGCCGGACTGCAAGAGTTTGCTTCGCTCATCCTCGGCCTTCGCGACCGCGCCCGCGAATCGAGCGTCGATGAGCTGCTGCGCGAGCTGGTCGACTCCATTCGCTACGGGGCCTATCTGCAGGCGGATTCGCCGGAGACGGCTCGTGATCGCCTGGATAACGTCAGCGCGCTCATTGACGGGGCTGTTGAGACGGTCATTGAGGACGGAGGCGAACTTGGTCTGACCCCGCTCGACCATTTTCTGCAGCGGGCAATGCTGGTAGCCGGTATCGATGCACTCGACCCAACGGCAGACGCGGTGACGTTGATGACACTGCATAACGCCAAAGGTCTCGAATATCCTGTCGTTTTCATTACCGGGCTGGAAGACGGTCTGTTCCCGCTTTCGCAAGCCATCGACGATCCGGATAAACTGGAAGAGGAGCGACGGTTGCTCTACGTCGGAATCACACGCGCCGAGCGCAAGCTGTACATGTCGTTCGCCGAGAGCCGGCGTCGAAATGGCGAGATGATGCAATCCGTGCGGTCCCGCTTTCTGGGCGAGATACCGCCGGCGCTTCTCGAAGATCGCAAGACACTCAAGCTCCGCTCTGCCGGAAGAGGTTTTCTCCGCGAAACTTCCTCGCGTGTCGAGGCATTCGGACAACAGGCGGGCTGGCGCAACGCCTCGTCCCGGCCGAGACATGAGGTCCCCGCGTGGCGGGGTGCGAAGGTAGCCGCGGATGTCGACGTCTCATCGGGCGAGCCGATGTATGCACCCGGCGAGCGGATCAGCCACAAGCTGTTCGGCGGAGGACAAATCGCGGAACTGTCGGGCACTGGCCGGGACATCAAAGCGGTGATCGATTTCGACGATACGAACGTCGGGCGAAAAACGATCAAACTGGCTTACACGACACTCGAACGCGGACCGTTGTAATGGGCGTAACTCATGACGAGGTGAGACACATAGCCGAATTGGCGCGATTGAGCGTGGGCACTGCGCGCCTCGATGAGCTCGCTTCCGAGTTGAATGCTATTCTGGGTCATATGGACGTTCTCGGAAAAGTCGATACGTCGGGCACGCCACCCTCTGCGGCGGCTCCTGGATGTACTCACCTCCGCTCGGATTCGAGCGGACCGATTCCGCTGGCGGTGCCACGCGAGTCGTTCGCGCCATCAATGCGCGACGGCTTCTTCATCGTCCCCAGACTGGCTACGCATGAGGAGCTGTCGAACGGAGGCGCCCGTGAGGGCGGGGCGTGAAGCACACCGACTTCGCCGATATGCCGGCATCGGTAATCGCTGCCCGGGTAACTGCGGGGTCACTGGACCCTGTGCAGGCAGTCGCGGCGAGCTTTGCAACGTCCAGGGAGAAGAAGTCGGGTAAAGACGGCCTCAACCTGGTTCTCTGGAGTGATGAAAAGCTGGCGACCGCCGATGCGTCGGTGCTCAAGGAAACTATGGGCCCGCGTGGTGAAGGCGGGTCACTGGCGGGCGTGCCCGTTGCGGTCAAGGACAACATCGCCACCCTCGGCCTGCCCACAACTTGCGCCTCCCGCATTCTCGCCGGATATGTCAGTCCGTTCGAAGCTACCGCCGTCACACGACTTCGTGCAGCGGGTGCAATCGTTGTCGCGAAGACGAACATGGACGAGTTTGCGATGGGATCGTCAACGGAGAACAGCGCGTACGGCCCCGCGCGCAATCCTCACGATCTTCGACGCGTGACTGGAGGGTCGTCTGGTGGCTCCGCGGGTGCGGTGGCAGCGGGGATCGTTCCCATTGCACTCGGATCGGAGACCGGGGGCTCGGTTCGTCAGCCAGCGTCGTTCTGCGGAATTGTCGGAGTCAAACCCACTTACGGCCGGGTCAGCCGTTACGGCCTGGTGGCTTTCGCGTCGTCGCTCGATCATATCGGGGTCATGGCCCGGAACGTCGACGATGCGGCGTTGGCGATGCAGGCAATCGCCGGGCTCGATCAACGGGATTCCACCAGCGCCGACGTACCCGTTGCGCCTTACTGCGAAGAATTTGTGTCAATCGCAACGACGCCCTCGCCACTCGAAGGACTCACTGTTGGAGTTCCCGCTGAATATTTCCCGGAAATGCTCGACCCCGGAATCCGCGCTCTGTGCGATCGCGCGCTGGATGCACTACGATCGCTGGGCGCGAAGATAAGGAAAGTAGCGCTACCGCATACTTCGCTCGCGATACCGGTCTATTACATAATTGCGCCCGCCGAGGCATCATCGAACCTCGCGCGCTTTGACGGCGTCAGGTACGGTCGGCGGGAATCGGGCACAGCCAGCCTGCGCGAGATGTTCGGCGACACGCGCTCGCAAGGTTTCGGGCCTGAGGTAACGCGGCGTATCCTGCTCGGCACATACGTCCTGTCAGCAGGTTACTACGACGCGTACTACAGGAAGGCACAGTCCGTCAGAACGCTGATCGCCGGTGACTTCGCACGTGTCTTCGCCGGCGGAGTGGACGTGCTTTTTACGCCGACGACACCTTCCACCGCGTTCTCCATTGGACAGATCACCGATCCGTACGAGATGTACATGAGCGACATTTTCACGGCGACCGCTAATCTTGCAGGTGTGCCCGCGATGTCCATTCCGATTGGTCGCGAGAGCGGTCTGCCTGTCGGCGGCCAGTTGATTGCCGGGCATTTTGCGGAAGCGGCAATGTTCCGCGTTGCGTATGCTCTCGAGGCCGCGCTTGGCGGGCAGGCACATCAATGAGCGCTGATAAATACGAGATGGTCGTCGGTCTCGAAGTGCACGTTCAGCTCAAGACCCGCAGCAAGGCTTTCTGCGGGTGCTCGGCTGACTTCGGCGCCGCTCCCAATGTCAACACCTGTCCCGTTTGCCTTGGACTTCCCGGAGCACTGCCAGTAGTCAACGAGCAGGCAGTAATGCTCGCGGCGCGCGCCGCAATTTCGCTCGGCTGCACGGTGTACCATTCCTCTGTATTTGCCCGAAAAAACTATTTCTATCCGGACCTTCCGAAGGGATATCAGATCACGCAGTTCGACGAGCCGCTGGCGACGGGCGGGACCGTCACGATCGACACGGGAGCGGGCGAGCGGACGATTGGAATCACGCGGCTACACATGGAAGAGGATGCCGGCAAGTCGGTTCACGATCGATTTCCCGGCGAGACGGCGATCGATTTAAACAGGGCTGGCGTTCCACTGATTGAAATCGTGAGCGAGCCGGATATGCGCACTGCCCGGGAAGCTGGCGCTTATCTGCGTACACTCCGCCAGATCCTTCAATACCTCGGCGTCAGCGATGTGAGCATGGAGCAGGGCAGTCTCCGGGTGGACGCCAATGTGAGTGCGCGTTTGAAAGGCGAAGAGGCTCTCGGGACGAAGACCGAAGTGAAAAACATGAATTCGTTTTCAGGGGTGGAACGTGCGCTCGAATTCGAATTCACGCGCCAGTGCGGATTGCTGGAACGCGGCGAGACGGTTGTTCAGCACACGTTGCTCTGGGACGCGTCGAAGAGCGAGGCGCGTGTGAGTCGCACCAAGGAAGGCAGCAACGACTATCGCTATTTCCCCGAACCTGACCTCGGCCCACTGGTGCTCGATCCCGATTGGCTGAGCATGATCAAGCTGTCATTGCCTGAGCTGCCCGATAAACGAAAGGCGCGGTTCGCCTCGGATTTCAGTCTTGATGCGGAAGACGTCGACAAGCTGACGGCCGATTCGGAACTGGCGGAATATTTCGAAGCGGTGGCGCGCGCCACGGGCGACGGAAAGGCAGCGGCTAACTGGGTCATGGGTGAGGTTCAGGCTCTCCTCAATACAGGCAAAGGGACCTTCGACGAGCTATCGGTTCGACCCGCCGATCTTGCTCAGCTGATCTCGATGATTCGCGACGGTCTGGTGAGCCACGCAGCGGCGAAGCGAATTTTTTCGCTGATGGCGGAATCGGGCAAGCCCGCGGCCCAGGTGGCCCACGAGCATGGGCTGCTGCAGGTCGGCGATGACGCGGCTCTGGCGGGCTGGATATCGGAAGTGATGACCGAGCATCCCGAAGAGTCGAGGCGGTACATTGGAGGCGAGCGAAAGCTGCAGGGAGTACTCGTTGGCTTCGTCATGAAGAAGTCGGCAGGGAAAGCCGACCCGAAACGAGTGAATCAGCTGCTTGTCGCCCGCGCAGAGGCAGCCGTCGGCCCGGGGTAAACGGGTGTACCGAGTTTCGCAGAATATGCGAGTTCGGAATGTGGCAGGCCAAAGCTGATGCGCGCATTTTTCGTGACCGTACCGGCTGCACCATCGCGGAGGGCGGCACGACGGACACGCTTCGCTTCGCGCAGCGCAGTCGCGCCGGCGGGGTCGAGCCGGTAGGCTTCTGCCGCGTCGAACCTGTTGAATAGATCGACGATATATTCGTACGAACGTGTCAGATAGGCAGCCAGATCGTTCTCGGCCAGGTCCCATCTGCTCTTTTCGGAGACCATCTGGAAGATGCGCTGCCACGATTCGGTGTCCGTCACGTAGACCATCCCGCGAAAAATTCTGCGGTTGGTGGGCGTGCTGAAGATGGTCGGGCTCAGTATCCGGTCCAGGTGGCCGTCAGAATCAGCGTGATCGAGCAGGATGATCTCGCGCGCCCGCCGGCTGTAGCGGTCGCCGATGTGCGTGTCGATCCGGCTTTCCCAGTAGCTGTGGCCGAGTGCTGCGGTTGTCGATGTGATCGCCAGCTGGTGAGGTACGAAATAATTGTGGGCAACAGTGTCGGCAGCCAGATGCGCGAGGTAACCCAGACCAAACGCACGCATTGGCGCCGGCTCGGCCTGGTCATAGATCTCGAAGCCGACTTTCCAGGAGTGACAGTGCCGGCCAGCCGCCGCGTATTTCTTTGCGATGCTGGTGTCGGCGGCAATACTGCCGTAAAGAAAATCATAGGGAAATGCGGCAATCAGCTCGGCAACCGCCGGAGGCAGAAGCACGAGGGAGCGAAGGATTGCTTCGCCGAGGAAAATGTGCGTTCCCGGGGTCCAGGCAAAGGCAGTGCTGGGTGTCGCGGCAATAGCAATAATCGCGAGACCCAGCAGCCAGAGTATACCCGGATCAGGCTGTCTCCCGGACAGCCGGATTGCCAAACTAGATACCTATCCGCTTCCGCTGCCGGCGGACCGCCTTTCGCAGGTCGCTCAGCTCCTCGCGTACAACATCGTTGATCGCTTCCCGGGCGCCGTCGACATACTCGCGAACGGATTCGCCGATCTCCGACACAGGAATATTGTCGACAAATTCCTCTCCGCGATCCCGCGCGACACGGTATCCCCTGGATGTGCGCTCGCCCGCCCAGCGCGCACTGTCCCGTCCGTGCTCCGCCGCCCAGCGTGCACCCGGAGCAGCGCGCTCGCCAGCCCACTTTACGCCCTGCAGGCCCGCGCCCGCAGCCCACTGCGCACCTTTTCCAGTCGAGCGAAGCATCGGTCCAATCGGCCGGCTGCCGCTGGGCCCGGTCCGGAAGAGAAGCGTAACTGCCGCGCCCACGGCAACGCCGATGATCGCCGCGGTCAGAAGGTCGAACTGCTGTTCGCTGTCACCGTTCGAATCCCTCGCGGGGCCGGACACGCGGGCGCGGCTTCTTCCACTCGCTGTCGTCTTCGATGTATCTGCCATCTGACAATATCTCCTTGTCGAATACTTCATGAATGCCCGTGCGAACACCCCGCAGCGCGGACGCGGTCGAGACGAAAGCCGATTCCGCCTCATCCTGCACCACTGACAAAAGTGCGTTCAGCTCCCTTATGCGCTCCTCGGCAACCTCCACCGACGCCATCAATCGCTGGTTGGCTGATGCGACGGTCTGGCTCACCTGCTGAACGTCAACCCTGACCGAGGTCGAGATGTAGTTCACGTTGTCGGCAATGGTACTCGCATGACGCATAAGGGGATTTATGTCTCCATAAATCCTGTCCAGCATATCGCTGATCTTCGCGTAACTCTTCCGGAAATTCCATGCTGCCGGAACAAGAGCCACAGCGAGAATCAGCAACGCCACCGACGCAAGACCGCTCGCCCAGGTCGTGACCTGCTGAAACCAGCTTGCCTCACCCTGGACCTGCTTCGTGACGATCGTGTCAGGCAGCGTTGCGACTGCCTGCAGCAGCAAATCAGCGCCGGTCGTAAGCCATGCGGTCATGCGCGGGTTGTGTGCAAGGGTAGGGCCAGCCGTGGATCGGCTGGTGTGTCACGGTACAAAGAGTGCTACTCACAATATATTTGCGCAACCGGCTTGGCGTACCATTCGAATGCGCGCTCCGCGAACGGCGCCTCATCTCAGCTAACCGTATCCCATGACAGAAACGAACGCCGTTCAGTACATCGTCGAGGGTGGCCGCACTCTCCATGGCACCATCCGGCCGTCGGGCAACAAGAATGCAGCGTTGCCGATTGTTGCCGCTGCGCTGCTGTCGGAGAGCACGGTGTATCTCGACAACGTGCCCCATATCCGGGACATCGAGACATTGATGGAGTTGATTCGCTCGGTTGGCGCCAGCATCGAGTGGAGCGGTGACAACTCCCTGACAATCGAAGCCCGTGACTTGGTGGCCAGCGACCTCGACGCAGCGCTCTGCTCGAAGATCAGGGCCTCGATCCTGCTCGCGGCGCCTTTACTCGCGCGTTGTGGTGAAATCATGCTCCCTCCGCCAGGGGGCGACGTCATTGGGCGCCGCCGGCTGGATACCCATTTTCTGGCTCTGGAACAACTCGGCGCGACGGTGTCGCTGCACAAGGGGCTTCTCCGCCTGCACGTAAAGGGGTTCCGCGGAGCCGATGTGTTTCTCGACGAGCCAAGTGTGACTGCAACTGAAAACGCACTTGTTGCCGCCTGTGCTGCGCAGGGACGTACCGTTCTCCGGAACGCGGCAAGCGAGCCGCACGTTCAGGATCTTGCAAAGTTCCTGCGGGCGCTGGGTGCGCAAATCGATGGTGCCGGGACCAACTGCATCACTATCGAGGGCGGTCGCCCACTTGGCAAAGAGGCCGTACGGCACTCAATCGGGCCGGACCATATCGAGGTCGGCTCATTCATCGGTCTCGCAGCGGTGACAAAGTCGGAATTACGCATCGAACAAGCGGGAATCGAACATCTCCGCTCCACCCGGCTGGGCTTCGCGAGGCTTGGTATCGAGTGCGAGGAGGACGGCGAAGATCTCATCGTCCCCGCCAAACAGACCCTCAAGATTCAGGCTGACATGGGAGACCATGTTCCCAAGCTCGAGGATCAGCCGTGGCCTGCGTTTCCGGCTGACACCATGTCGATCGCCATCGTCACGGCAACCCAATGCAACGGGATGATCCTGATGCACGAGAAGATGTTCGAGTCCCGGCTCTTCTTTGTTGACAAGCTCATCAGTATGGGAGCAAAGATCGTCCTCTGCGATCCACACCGCGCAATCGTTGCCGGGCCCTCCAGGCTCAGCGGCGCGACACTCGATTCGCCCGACATCCGGGCGGGGATGGCCCTCCTCATCGCCGCTCTCTGCGCCGAAGGCAGGAGCGTGATCAACAACGTCGGTCAGATCGAGCGCGGCTATGAGCGGATTGACTATCGGTTGCGTGCTCTGGGCGCATCGGTTGATCGGGTGGGCGATCGCCGCAAGTGACGGCGATCGCGTCCGGAACCGCCATCGAGGTGATTGATGGATTCGCAAATTTCGGCGTCCGGGCGTTTACGACGACGAGAGTCGCCGGCACTTTCAGCCTTTCGGGAAAAGACGCCGTTGGCGAAGTGATGGCACGCTGGACCGCTCTTCAGGAGGATCTCTCCGGTCAGTCGCGGCGCATGGTCATCGGGCGACAGATTCATGGCTCACGCGTGCTCACGCATCAGGGAGGATGGGAAGGCCTGCTGCGTACCGCTGAAGCAGATGGCCATGTCGCGCTCGAGAAAGGGATTTCCCTTACGGTTTCTGTAGCTGATTGCGTTCCCGTATTCCTCGCGCATCCATCGGGAGTAGTTGGAATTCTGCACTCCGGATGGCGCGGGACCGGGGCACGGATCATCGATGCAGGTCTGAAGGCGTTTGCACGGTTCGGCATTCCTCCGGACGAAATCGTCGTTCACCTCGGTCCCGCGATCTGCGGACGCTGCTACGAGGTAAGTGCCGAAGTCCGTTCAGAACTTACCGGGCAGCCGGCAAATCGCCCAGGGAATGTTGACCTGCGTTCGCTGATCGCCGAACATGCGAAAGATGCTGGCGTGCGACAGATCAGCGTTAGCGATGCCTGCACGCGCTGTGACAACGATCGTTTTTTCTCGCACCGCGCGGGCGATGCGGGCAGGCAGCTGGGAGTGATCGTGGCAGGAATTCTCTGATGCCCAGCTCTGCGGCCCCTGTAAGTCGCCACAGAATCACGCGCTAGGCCAGCTTCAAGCGTGACACTCGTTTCGGAGGCCATGCAGTCCTCATATTCGGGGTCTACGGGGCATTGTCCCATCGCCCGTCACAGTCCGCGTGCCCTGCTACCCGGAATCACTCCAGCTTGACTCTATAGTTAGCGATCCGTAGATTGCTTTCAGTTACGCGACGATCGTCGCGTACGAGAATGTGGGGATGCCCCCCACATTTTTTTATTTACTGGAGTCAGCTCGAAATAACATGAGCGAAGCGTTGCAAGCCATTGTGGTACGGGAGCTTGACCCGCTTGAACTTGAGCTTTTCCAGCTCCGCTCGGGGGGTACGAAAAGCCGCCCTGTCCTCGACGTTCGCATTGAGAGGCGGGACGGTGAAAAGGTGACAGTGGATGACTGCGCAAAGGCGTCACGCGCAATCGAGGCTCGCCTGGATACAGACAGTTCAATTGCCGCACGGTACGTCCTTGAGGTTTCGTCTCCCGGAGTGGAGCGCCCCTTGAGGAATGCCGGGGACTGGCGGCGGTTTGTCGGTCGGGATGCCGTCATTTCGACGGACGCCGGGCCGGGCGTTGGCGGGTTCGAGTCGCAGGACATTCGAATCGCCGGCGTTGAAGGTGATGCTGACGACGAAATTATTGTTGTGGAAGACGCTGGTGGTCAGGCCCACCGCGTTCCGCTGGCCGCGATAAGAAAAGCGCGGCTTGCATTCAACTGGAAACGGTAAGGAGCTGGGATGGCGGGTTCACTGGAAATCCTGACTGCTATCAGGGAACTGACGAATACCAAGCAACTCGATCGGACCGAGCTTCATGGACTGCTGTTCGACGGGATAACAGCGGCTCTCGCAAAAAAGCACGGGCCAACGGTGCAGGCAGAAGTGGATATCGACGAAGACAAGGGTACGATTCGCATCGTACGGCTTCGGACGGTGGTGGCCGATGTAACCGATACCGCCCGCGAAATTTCACTGGATGAAGCGCGCTTCACCGACGAAGAATTTCAGGTCGGCGACGTTATGGAAGATCCTGTGGACTTCTCGGAGTTCGGGCGGATGGCCGTGCTTGCAGCAAAGCAGCGGATCATCCAGCGCGTGCGCGAAGGCGAGCGCACGAAGATCCGCGACGAATTTACCAGCCGTGTCGGCGACCTGCTTTCCGGTGAGGTTCAGCAGATCGAACGCGGAAAGCTGGTAATCATGCTGAACAAGTTTCGCGAGGCAGAAGCAGTAATTCCCTATCGCGAGCAGAATCACCGCGAACATTTTCATCAGGGCGATCCCCTGCGGGCCGTCCTCAAGCGAGTTGAGGAAACGCCCAAGGGCCCGCGACTTATGCTCAGCCGGGGAGATCCGATGTTCGTGAAGGCGCTTTTCAAGCTCGAGGTTCCCGAGATTCAGCAGGGCATAGTCGAAATTCGTGCCGCTGCCCGCGAAGTCGGCAATCGCACGAAGATCGCCGTGTTTTCACGCGACGACTCGGTCGATCCGGTGGGCGCCTGCGTCGGGCTCAAGGGTTCACGCGTGCAGGCGGTAGTCAACGAGCTCGGCGGCGAGCGGATCGATATCGTCCCGTGGTCGGCCGATCCTGAGCGCTTCGCCAAGCTTGCACTCGCTCCCGCTCGCGTTGCACGTGTGTTCAGCGACGCTGCATCGAAAACGATTCAGGCGGTTGTGGACGAAGACCAGCTTTCTCTCGCGATCGGGCGCAACGGTCAGAACGTGCGGCTCGCATCCGAGCTGACCGAATGGAAGATCGAGCTTTACTCCAGCCGTGAGTGGATGGAGCGGGGTGCCGAGCAGCAGTTGTTCGCGCCGCTCCCGGGTGAAGCCGATGAAGCTGTAAACCCGCGGCTGTCGGAAATTGCCGGCCTCGAGCCTGCCACGATCGCGGTTCTCGAGGAAGCGGGGTATCGCACCCTCGACGATGTCATCGATCTTGAGCGTGAAGATTTTCTCCGGCTGGCTGGAATTGCACCTGAAGAAGCCGACCGGCTCATGAACATCATTAACGAGCTGACGGTTGAAGAGGGTGCCGAAGGAGAGGGCAGCGACGCCGAAAGCGATAGTCCCGAATCTGAAATTCCCGAAGCCCCGGCTGTACCCGACGAAGATCCGGGGGCTGCCGGCACGCTCGGCAGTGACGGCGGGGCTGGGGATGCGACAAACGCCAATGACGGCGCGGCCAGTCAGCACTCAGACGCCGGCAGCGTTCCGAAAAGCGAGCCGGGAACCCGAAAAGGCGAATGACGGAAGAGGTCGCGAAACGAAAGGTGCTGGGATTGATAGGCCTTGGACTTCGCGGGCGAATGGCGGTAGTAGGGGTGCAACAGGTAAGGGAGGCGGCCAAACAC encodes:
- the nusA gene encoding transcription termination factor NusA — protein: MAGSLEILTAIRELTNTKQLDRTELHGLLFDGITAALAKKHGPTVQAEVDIDEDKGTIRIVRLRTVVADVTDTAREISLDEARFTDEEFQVGDVMEDPVDFSEFGRMAVLAAKQRIIQRVREGERTKIRDEFTSRVGDLLSGEVQQIERGKLVIMLNKFREAEAVIPYREQNHREHFHQGDPLRAVLKRVEETPKGPRLMLSRGDPMFVKALFKLEVPEIQQGIVEIRAAAREVGNRTKIAVFSRDDSVDPVGACVGLKGSRVQAVVNELGGERIDIVPWSADPERFAKLALAPARVARVFSDAASKTIQAVVDEDQLSLAIGRNGQNVRLASELTEWKIELYSSREWMERGAEQQLFAPLPGEADEAVNPRLSEIAGLEPATIAVLEEAGYRTLDDVIDLEREDFLRLAGIAPEEADRLMNIINELTVEEGAEGEGSDAESDSPESEIPEAPAVPDEDPGAAGTLGSDGGAGDATNANDGAASQHSDAGSVPKSEPGTRKGE